A region of the Pseudomonadota bacterium genome:
AGAGTGCGGCGCGCATGACAGCCAAAGGCGCGTCGCGCCCCGTCCAACGCTCGAATGCCAGAGCGCCCTGATGCAGCAGCGTGGTCAGGCCATCCACGGTCTGCAAACCGTGTTCGCGCGCCCGTTCGAGCACGCTTGTTACGAGCGGACTGTACGCCAGATCGTGCACCACACAATGCTGCGGCAGCCGGTCGATCGGCAGGGCCGAGGCAAAGGCCCGCGCCTCGGGCGTATCGCCCAGCGTAGCGCTGCTCGCCTGTACGAGCACGTCGGCGCCCGCGAAGCTGCCAGCAAGCTCAGGGCCCAGGCTGCTCGCGCTGTGCTCCGTGTCACTGGCAGGCAACGTGGCTATCAACCGCTCCGCTTGCCGCACGCGTCGAGCCGCCACGCAAATCCGTCGCGCACCGGCGCCCCGAAGCCCCATCACCGCGGCCCGGGCCGCGCCCCCCGCGCCGAGCACCACCACGTCGCACCCCCTGAGCACGATACCCGCTTCCACCAGCGCGCTAGCCAGCCCCTTTGCATCGGTGTTGGCGCCGGTGAGTCCCCTGCGAGTGTGCAGCACCGTGTTGATCGCACCCACGGCCCGGGCCTCGCTTTCCACCTCGTCCATCAAGCTCAGCGCGGCCTCTTTGTGAGGCAGCGTCAAGGAGACGCCGCCGAGACCCAGTGCGCGCACGCCGGCCAGAGCGTCCCCGAGCGCGCCAGGCTCAACCGCGAAGGGCACATACACGGCGTCAAGACCGAGCGCGCGAAAGGCAGCGTTGTGCATGGCAGGAGACTTGGAGTGGGCGACCGGAAAGCCCAGCACGCCGAACACGCGCAGGATCGCCGGCTTCATGTCGTATGCTCCACACGGGTGTGCAGGACACCGCGGTGCAACCGCACCGCCACGGGCTGACCGACGGCTGCCGCTGCCGCGTCGGTTAGTGCCTTGCCCGTCAGGGAATCCGACGCGATGGCGTAGCCGCGCTGCAGGATGGCGAGCGGCGAGAGCGCATCGAGCGCAGCGACGGCGCGTTCGAAGCGGCCGCGCCGCGTTCCGAGCGCCGGTGTGGTCGCGGCACGCAGGCGCAGCGCGAGACTGGTTAGCGCCGCCCGGTCACGTTCGAGCGAGCGGCGCACATCGTGGCGCAGGAGCCGGTGCTGGCACACCTCGACTCGATCGCGCAGGGCCTGCAGGACCAGCTTCAGGCGAGTGTCGCGCGCGTGCTCGAGCGCTTCCAAACCGCGTCTCGCTTGGACGAGCGCGCCCGTGGGATCGGGCAGCCGTTGCGCACTGCGCTCGAGCCGCAAGCGCAGGCGTTCCAGTCTGAGCTCCATGGCTTGCTCCAGTGCGCGCGTGTGGGCCTCGAGCTCTGCAAGGAGCGCCTCCCGATCAGGCACGACCAGCTCGGCTGCATTCGAAGGCGTTGCTGCTCGCACGTCCGCGACCAAGTCGGCCAGCGTGACGTCCACCTCGTGGCCCACGGCGCTGACGGTTGGCACGCGGCAGCCGGCGATGGCCCGCGCCACGCCTTCGGAGTTGAACACGGACAGATCGTCGCTCGCGCCCCCGCCGCGCCCGATGATCACCACGTCGAGCTCGCGCAACTGCTGAATCGCCTCGAGCGCTTCGATGATCGAGCCTTCGGCGCCCCGCCCCTGCACCGTGCAGGGCGCCACAACCAGCCGAACCGGACAGCGCTTCGCCGCAACCTCGCTGACGTCGTGCACGGCCGCCCCCGAGGGGCTGGTGACCAGGCCGACCACGCGAGGCCACTTGGGGAGCACGCGCTTGCGGGCAGGATCCAGCAGGCCCTCGGCCTGCAGCTTGCGCGCCAGCCGCTCGAACCTGGCATGCAGCGCTCCCCAGCCAGCCGGCAGCGCCAGCCGGGCGATCAGCTGGAAGGTGCCGCGCGCTTCGAACAGGCTGAGCATGCCCCGCAGCCGTACGCGCTCGCCATCGCCGAGCCTGGCTTTGGCTCTGCGGGCGTCGGTTCGAAACATCACAACCCGCAGCTGGGCCGGCTCCTGTTCGTCGTTGAGGCTGCAGTAAACGTGCCCCGACGCGGCGACTCGAACATCGGACAGCTCGCCTTCGACCCAAAGGTCGCGCCATTGTTGCTCCAGCCCCAGACGCACCAGCCGGTTCAGGGCGGCGACACGCAGCACGCGGGGTCCGCGCCCTCCCTTGTTGGCCTCGAACAGCGGCAGCGTCGACATGGTGACAGCGCTATGTAAACATGCCCGCGCTATTATCTTAACTGGTTTTTGCATCGGCTCGGGCCCGTCCACGAATAGCCTGTGCAGATCGCAGAGGACCGGGCGTCGCCGGCAAGGCACGGCCGCAAGGAATGCTGGTGGTAACGTCCCCATCCCATCTGGCCGTGGTCGGCGCAGGCGCTAACCTCGGCTCGCGCGAGGCTTGCATTCGGGCCGCCATCCGTTTGCTGCGCGCCACAGCGGGCTGCACGATCGAGGCGGTCTCACGCGTGTTCGAGACCGAGGCGATCGGGCCGCCGCAGCCGCGCTACTTCAATTGTGCCCTACGGATTCGTTGCCGGATGAGCTGCGACGAGCTGCTCGCGGTGCTGCTCGACATCGAGCGGTCGCTGGGACGCGAGCGTCGCGAGCGCTGGGGTCCACGCAGCCTTGACCTGGACCTGCTGTGGAGCGGGCAGGGGCGGCGTTCGCGCGCGGAGCTGACCCTGCCTCACCCCCGGCTGACCGAGCGCGCCTTTGCGCTTGCTCCTCTGCTCGAAGTCGTCCCGGAGCTCGCCACGCAGTACGCCGGGCGCCTGGAGCAATTGGGAGGGCCCCCAACCTCGGCCTGGCCCCTGTGCGCGCTGCCCATGTCGAGCGGAGCAGGCGGGTGGCGCCAGCTCGCGTTCGGCCGCGAGCTTGCCACGGAGGCCTGGGGCCGCGATGTCGATGATGCGCTGGCTTTCGCCTGTGCGGCGTTGGGATCCAGCTTTGCGAGGCGACCCTTGCGTAGGGTCGGGCGTGTGCGGCGGGAACAGGTGCGCCAGGTCTCGGTGCGAAGCAGCGAGCCGGCCGCGCTCGCACAACGAGTGCTCGAGGCTTGCGAGGACGGCCTTGCTCCCAGCCACGTGGCTATCGTGCGCAGCGCCCGAGGCACCTGCCATGCCCGACTCGTGGGCTGTAGCGCCGGCCGATCGCTGGTATGCCGACGCGTGCTGGGGGTGCACCTGCGGGATTACGGTGGGACGGGGTACGCCATGGTGCGAGTTGATGGGACGTAAACCGCCCAGAAGAGCGCCCGGGAAGCCCATCGTCGAAGCGAAAGACCCCCGTGAACGGTTACTTCGCCGACGGTGACTGATTGTGGTCCAGGGGTCTGGGCGGTACCATAGCCTGTCTGGGCGCCGGGTTTTCCTTGTGCCAGGCTGCTCGCATATGCAAGAAAACCGGATGCTGGCAGACAACGGGCTCTGTCCCAAGAACCCGGACCGAGGATTTCGGAGCAATGCCTGATACTCGCCGGGATCCGCGCGCAGCGGTCTCCGTGAAAATGCGCTTCAAGAGCGCGACGATCGAGGACTTTGTCGAGCACTACAGCGGCGACATCTCGAGGGGTGGCCTGTTCATTCGTACCAAGGAGCCGATGGAAGTCGGCACGCTGCTCAAGTTCGAGTTTCAGCTGCGCGACCAGACCCCGGTCATTCACGGCGTCGGACGCGTGGTTTGGCGGCGCGAGTTCACCGGAGACAACGGTCTGCCCGCAGGTATGGGCATCAAGTTCATCAAGATGGGCGCCAAGAGTCGCGAGCTCGTCGATCACATCGTCAAAAACCGCGGCGAGCTGCCGGCCCAGTACGAGCGAGGCACGCCGCGACGCGATCAGGAACGCGAGACCATCCGCCCACCCGTTGGTGAGGAGCGGCCCGCGCCCACCGGTGTGTTCCGGGCGAGCCGCCGCAAGGCAACGACCCAGGAAGGAGACGGAGTCCAAGCGCCGGCAGAACCAAGCAAGCAAGGAGCGCCGGACGATGATGTGACACGGGCAGTGCCTCACAGCACACTCCTCAAGGAGCTCGGACTGGATGCCCGAGCAGCCGCGATCGATGAAAGCGGTGTCACCGACGAGTTCTTGACAGAGGCGCTGCGCGACAGCGAGGCCGGCCGGGAAGCGACGCGCGTGCTGCAATCGACCGCTGCCCCGGCCGAGCAGGCGCCGGCAGCGGCCCCGTTCAAGGAGGCGTCCGTATCCGCCGCGCAGAGCGGAATCGAGCAGCCAGCAACCGAGCAACCGGTCGAAGCGGAGCAGCCAGCAACCGAGCAACCGGTCGAAGCGGAGCAGCCAGCAACCGACACCGGTCCGAGCAGCGGCGCGACGCTGGCGGCGGACGACAAAGGTGGCGCCGCGGCAAGCGAGCCGCTCGAGCCGAACCAGAACGCCGCGCTCGACGATAGGCCCACGCAACGACTCGAGCCAACCCAACCGCACAAGCGGGCTCCGGTGTTGGCCGAAGCGGCTCCTGCGTTGCAACCGGCCCCGATACTGAGCACCCCGCCGCCCCCGCGCTTCAAGCTGTTCTCGGTGGCTGCGGCGGTAGCTGCCCTTGGTCTCGTCTCGTACGTTGTGTTCAGCCAGGTACTGGCGCCTGCTGGCGGCAGCCGCCCGACCGCACACCAAGAGCGGACCCCGGCACCCGAGCCCGCATCCGGGGCAGCGGAAATGGCCGCCGACACAGCCCACGAGCCTGTACCTGACAAGCCGGCGCAGCCATCGGCCCCGCAACCCGTGGCCGAAGCCGAGCTCCGTACCGCCGAGCAACCGCGTGCCGCCGAGCAACCGCGTGCCGCCGAGCAACCGCGTGCCGCCGAGCAACCGAGCCCGAGCGAGCCGGAGGCTGCTGGGGCCGTGCCAGAGGCGCCAGCCGACCTCGTCGTCGGGGTCCGTACGGTCAAGGTCCGCCTGGAGTCGAGGCCCCCTGGCGCACGGGTGTTCGTCGCTGGCAAGCCACGCGGCGTTGCTCCGATCGACGTGTCGCTGCCGGCCGGTGAGAGGGTCGAGGTTGAAGCTCGGATGCGAGGCTACGAGACGGCCAGGAAAGAGCTAAAGCCGCGGGGCACCGGCAGCATGACGGCAAAGCTGAGGCTCGAACGAATGAGGTACGTGGTCAAGGTGTCGACTTCACCCGAGGGCGCCGAGGTCAGGGCCCAAGGGATCAGCGTGGTCAGCCCGGCGCTGCTGCCGCTAGGAAGACTCACACGCGCCGCGACCGTGACCGCTGCCAAGGCAGGCTATCGCTCGGTTTCACGGCGCTTGCGCCTCGCGGAGTTCGCACCGCACGAGGGCGCCATGCGAGCGGAGGTCAGCTTGACGCTCGAGCGCAAGCAAGCTCGACCGGCACCCGGCGCGCGCCCGCGCAAGGCGGGACCGGCCGCAGTCGCAGCGCCGGCACCGGTGGCCAAAGCGCCCGAGGCACGACCTCCAAGCGGCAAGCCGGACGCCAGGCCATCCGGCGCCGCCCCTGCGCAAACAGGATCCGCCAGGCCACCCGAGCCTGTGGCGGACAAGCCCGCTGCCAAGGGGGCCGTCAAGCCCTCGGACGAAACCGGCGAGGCCGAGCCCAAGAGGCCTGACGCGCCCAGGCCCAAGGCGCCCGAACCCATCCCCGACAACCCATTCGGTTAGGCGTAGGAGGTACACGCGCACGCCGATGCCCGCTCTGAGACCACCGCAGAGGCTGGCGTGGGGGGCTTGCATGTTGGGCGCGGGCGTGTGTGTGTCGGTTTTGGCACTCATGGTGCACCGCGGCTTTGCGCCGTGGTCCGTGGCGACGGTGAGCATGCTGGGCGGCGTCGCTTGCCTGCTGAGCGCCTGGACGGTCCAGGGCCTGACTTGGGGACCCCGTGAGCTCGCTCGAACACTGGAATCCATGGCGCACGAGGATCGCTGGCACCGGCCGATCCCGATGGTCGACCTCGACGCGAGCGCCGCGCTGACTCGAGAGCTCGACGCGTTGCGAGGTCGCTTGCTCGAAGCCCTGGAGCGCAGCCAGCACCTGCTGCGCGCCGCCGAGGATGCCGACCGTTACAAAACCGCCTTCATGGATTCGATCAGTCACGAGCTGCGCACGCCGCTCAATACGATTCTTGGTTTCGCGCAAATACTCGTCCAGGAAATCGACGGACCCCTGACGGAGGAACAGCGCGAGGACCTGCGCATCATGCAGACATCGGGGCAGTACCTGCTGAATCTGTTCAACGATGTGTTGGAGCTCTCGGCCATGGCCTCCGGCAAGCTGACGCTCAAGCGCACTGCCGTGGATGTAAGGGCCCTGGTGCTCAACACAGCCAAGATGCTGGAGGGGCAGAGGCGCACGCGTCCCGTGAGCATCGTCGTCGATGTCCCACCTGGTCTTCCACCGCTCGATGGTGATCAGCGACGTTTGCGCAGGATCCTCATCAATCTGGCAAGCAATGCGCTCAAGTTCACGGAAAAGGGCAGCGTGACGCTGGCGGCCAGAGCACAGGACCGCAGCGTAGTGCTCAGCGTGCGTGACACCGGCATCGGTATCGCCGCAAACGAGGCCGGGCGAATCTTCGAAGAGTTCGAGCAGGTGGGGGATGTTGCCAAACGACAGGCTGGATCGGGACTCGGCCTCGCGATCTGCAGGCGTCTCACCGAGCTGCACGGCGGAAGCATCCACCTGCGGAGCGAGCTCGGCAAAGGCTCCGAGTTCCAGGTCACCCTGCCTGCCTGGGTCGAAGAGGAGGCGGCTGACGGCTGACGCGCTGCCAGTTCCCGAGCAACTTGGGCGCAAGCTCCTGAGAGCGGGGATCGCAGCCGGGATCGGGCAGGCGCTGCTGGCCGTGCCGGCACTGCTCGTGGTCGCGGTTCGCACTCCGGGTGAGCTCGCCGCTCGAGCCCTCGTGCTCATCTTGCAGGTGCTGCTGTTCGTAGGCGTCTGGAGCGCGTTGCTCGCGGTGTTCCGCGCCCGCACCCTACCCTTGTTTCGCGCCCTGAAACGCGCCCGCGCCGTGTCGCACGGCGAGCAGACCGTGCCACCTTCCGCCGCGGCGGTGCGCGACGCTTACACCTGGCCCATCGGCGCGTGGCTTTGCGCTGGCGCAGGTGCGCTCGTGCCGTTGGTCGATCTGGGTCTGCTGCTCGCGAGCAACGCGCCGCTCGCAGGAGTGTCGCCTGCGTTCACCCGGCTGCTGTGGGACATCTGCCTGGCCGCCGCATGCGCGACCTGCGCGCCACCGCTCATGTCGGCAAGCGCGCGCATCATCTGGAGCTGGCTGCGGCACGTGCACGCGGCTCACGTTCCCGAGACCGGACACCCAAGCGCCGCCGTGTGGTTGGCGGCCGGCGCGGGCCTGCCGCTCGCGTGGCTCGCCGCGAACGCCGCGCTCGTGATCCACGCCGCCTCCGGCACGCTGTCTTGGCCCGCGGCTGCGGTTCCGATCGGCACGCTGCTCGGCGCCGGCGTCGCGACAGCGATGGCCTGCGGGTTTGGCCGGCGCGCGTCGGGTGACCTCTCGCTGCTCGCCGCGCATGTCCGTGAAATCGGTCGGGACCAAGGCAAGGCTGCCTCGATTCGGGGCAGGCTCGGCACTCAGGAAGCCCGCACGCTCGTCGACGCCGTCGACGGCCTGGCGCAGCGGTTCGCTTCCCTCACCCAGGAGCAACGCCAGGCGCAGCAGGCCGTACAGCAGGCCCAGCGGCTCAAAGCACGCTTCGTCGCCTCGATGAGCCACGATCTGCGCAGCCCCCTGAACTCGATCCTCGGCTTCGCCGAGCTGATGGTGCTGGGTGCCGATGGTCCCCTGACGTCCAAGCAACGCGACAGCGTGCGGACCATCCAGCGAAGCGCCGGGGATCTGCTGCGATTGCTCGACGAGACGCTCGACTGGGCACGCCTCGAAGCCGGGCGCATCGACCTGCGCCTGGAGTGGATCCCCGCAGTCGAGATCCTGACCGAGGCGGCGCGTCAGGCCGGCGAGCTTGCTGTGCGGCGCGACCTGCAGATCCGTGCCGAGCTGCAGCCCGGGCTGCCGCCCCTTTATGTGGACTCCGAGCGTGTGGTGAAGGCCGTCATGGGCCTGTTTGGCCACGCGATGCGCGCCATGGATCGCGGCGTGATTCGTCTGCGGGCCCGCGTCGCCCAAGGGCCGCCCGGCCCCGTGCGCCAGGTGCGCGTCGACGTCGTCGATGCCAGCGCAGGCATCCGACAACAGGACCGCGCTCGCATCTTCGAGGCCTTTCAGGAGATCGCCGAGCCCTCGGGTCGCCGCATAGGCGGCCTCGGCCTGGGGTTGGCGGTAGCGCGGGGTCTGGTGCAGGCACACGGCGGCGACGCCTGGTGCGAAACGCGTGCCGGCGCCGGCACCACGCTGACGGTCGCCCTACCCGTTCGGGAGCGCGGCCGCAGCCATGCCCGATCCGCGTCGAAGCTGGCGACCCGATGCGCGAGCGAGATCTAGGGAGTGCTATCGAGCAGGACCTGCCTGCCGTGCAGATCCCCAACCGGACGGTAGTTGTGGTCGTAGATCGCGGTGAAGGCGTCGATCTGGGCTTGCGACAGCATTACCGGGTCCGTCAGCACGTGCCAGGCGACCCCTTCGGAGCAGGGAGGCGTCGTCAACGAGCCTGCATAGCGATAGCTCTGCTGCGACATAGGCATCAAATCGGTGGCGTCGACCATGACGCTTGCGACCTGATGGGGCATGCCTTTCTGTTGGGGCAGATGTGCCCAGATAGCCGCGTAGTCCGGGTGCTCGGTGGGCCCTACCTCCATCATGGCCCCCACGACAGCCAGGCTACCGCGGGCGTTCGCATGAACGAAGTGGACTTCCATGGGGGAGTGCTGGCCGTCGATCGTGTGCTCGCTGAGCGCATGAAAGTGAAACTGAATCAGCTCGTAGACCGAACCGCCCACCTCGATGTGGCTGCCCTCTTCGACGTTGATCACGATAGTGTGGCCGTTGTTGACGATCTCCAGCGGGAACGGCTGATAGTTGAAGTGGATGTTGGGTAGATCCGTGGGCGTCGCCGCGCTCGCCTGGATGTCGATGGGAGACTGCTCCATCCCAAGCTTGCACTGCTCGAACGCGGGGCTCAGATCGCCCCAATGCTGTGGACCCTCGTGGCCTGAGTAGCCCCAGTGCGGCGTGGCCATCATGCCGCCCTCGCCACCCATGCCCGTGGCTCCGCCGCCGGCCGCTGCGCCGGGGCCCGCGAGCGCGTTGTTCGTATTGGATGCCGTGTTGGAGACCGAGATCTCCGTGGTGTCATCCGGGAATTGCGCTTCCGTGTAATCGTTGGCGTTGTTCTTGACCTCGAGGCAACCGACAAGCGTGGCTGCCATGACCACAAGCAGAATCCGAATCATAGTGACTACCTTTCTTCGTAACCCACTGTCCGAGCTGATTGATCACAGCTCGCCATGCCCGATGGCCGAATCCTCACGCTTTCAGAACCATCCAGTTGCTCGATCCACGGGCCAGACGTGATACTTCGTGCGAACCATCCATGCGGTTGGAATCATCCATGCGGTTGGAATCACCCATGCGGTTGGAATCACCCATGCGGTTGGAATCACCCATGCGGTTGGAATCACCCATGCGGTTGGAACCATCGACGAACGCCTCTCAAGCGGGGCCGGCCGGGATGGGCCTAGCGTCCGCGCCCGCGTCCGAGCCAGCATCGCCCGGATCGGCGTCGGCGCTTGCATCTGCAGGTGGTCCGCCTGCATCTGCAGGTGGCGCACCAAGACAGGCGCCCTCCACGCCAATCGCGTAGCAATTGTTGGCGTTGTTCTCGACCGTGCCGCAGCCAGACGCTGCCACCATGACCGCCCACAGGCACCCCACACGCACAGTGGCCGAGCTGGGAACGAAACTACACAACTGCATCCAAGACATCCAGGCTCCTCTACGGCGACCAACCGCGGCCCGCGGTTTGTGGGGCGGAACCTATCAGGGTGCAAGCGAAGCTAAAAGCCCCTCCGCTCCGCTTTTTGAGGGTGGTTGTCGATTTCTCCCGGCGTCGGCGCTTTAACCCAGCTCGATGAAGC
Encoded here:
- a CDS encoding carbonic anhydrase family protein, which translates into the protein MIRILLVVMAATLVGCLEVKNNANDYTEAQFPDDTTEISVSNTASNTNNALAGPGAAAGGGATGMGGEGGMMATPHWGYSGHEGPQHWGDLSPAFEQCKLGMEQSPIDIQASAATPTDLPNIHFNYQPFPLEIVNNGHTIVINVEEGSHIEVGGSVYELIQFHFHALSEHTIDGQHSPMEVHFVHANARGSLAVVGAMMEVGPTEHPDYAAIWAHLPQQKGMPHQVASVMVDATDLMPMSQQSYRYAGSLTTPPCSEGVAWHVLTDPVMLSQAQIDAFTAIYDHNYRPVGDLHGRQVLLDSTP
- a CDS encoding shikimate dehydrogenase, which gives rise to MKPAILRVFGVLGFPVAHSKSPAMHNAAFRALGLDAVYVPFAVEPGALGDALAGVRALGLGGVSLTLPHKEAALSLMDEVESEARAVGAINTVLHTRRGLTGANTDAKGLASALVEAGIVLRGCDVVVLGAGGAARAAVMGLRGAGARRICVAARRVRQAERLIATLPASDTEHSASSLGPELAGSFAGADVLVQASSATLGDTPEARAFASALPIDRLPQHCVVHDLAYSPLVTSVLERAREHGLQTVDGLTTLLHQGALAFERWTGRDAPLAVMRAALYAPEAVEP
- a CDS encoding ATP-binding protein, whose translation is MSVLALMVHRGFAPWSVATVSMLGGVACLLSAWTVQGLTWGPRELARTLESMAHEDRWHRPIPMVDLDASAALTRELDALRGRLLEALERSQHLLRAAEDADRYKTAFMDSISHELRTPLNTILGFAQILVQEIDGPLTEEQREDLRIMQTSGQYLLNLFNDVLELSAMASGKLTLKRTAVDVRALVLNTAKMLEGQRRTRPVSIVVDVPPGLPPLDGDQRRLRRILINLASNALKFTEKGSVTLAARAQDRSVVLSVRDTGIGIAANEAGRIFEEFEQVGDVAKRQAGSGLGLAICRRLTELHGGSIHLRSELGKGSEFQVTLPAWVEEEAADG
- a CDS encoding HAMP domain-containing histidine kinase; translation: MPALLVVAVRTPGELAARALVLILQVLLFVGVWSALLAVFRARTLPLFRALKRARAVSHGEQTVPPSAAAVRDAYTWPIGAWLCAGAGALVPLVDLGLLLASNAPLAGVSPAFTRLLWDICLAAACATCAPPLMSASARIIWSWLRHVHAAHVPETGHPSAAVWLAAGAGLPLAWLAANAALVIHAASGTLSWPAAAVPIGTLLGAGVATAMACGFGRRASGDLSLLAAHVREIGRDQGKAASIRGRLGTQEARTLVDAVDGLAQRFASLTQEQRQAQQAVQQAQRLKARFVASMSHDLRSPLNSILGFAELMVLGADGPLTSKQRDSVRTIQRSAGDLLRLLDETLDWARLEAGRIDLRLEWIPAVEILTEAARQAGELAVRRDLQIRAELQPGLPPLYVDSERVVKAVMGLFGHAMRAMDRGVIRLRARVAQGPPGPVRQVRVDVVDASAGIRQQDRARIFEAFQEIAEPSGRRIGGLGLGLAVARGLVQAHGGDAWCETRAGAGTTLTVALPVRERGRSHARSASKLATRCASEI
- the folK gene encoding 2-amino-4-hydroxy-6-hydroxymethyldihydropteridine diphosphokinase, with the protein product MVTSPSHLAVVGAGANLGSREACIRAAIRLLRATAGCTIEAVSRVFETEAIGPPQPRYFNCALRIRCRMSCDELLAVLLDIERSLGRERRERWGPRSLDLDLLWSGQGRRSRAELTLPHPRLTERAFALAPLLEVVPELATQYAGRLEQLGGPPTSAWPLCALPMSSGAGGWRQLAFGRELATEAWGRDVDDALAFACAALGSSFARRPLRRVGRVRREQVRQVSVRSSEPAALAQRVLEACEDGLAPSHVAIVRSARGTCHARLVGCSAGRSLVCRRVLGVHLRDYGGTGYAMVRVDGT
- the xseA gene encoding exodeoxyribonuclease VII large subunit, with product MSTLPLFEANKGGRGPRVLRVAALNRLVRLGLEQQWRDLWVEGELSDVRVAASGHVYCSLNDEQEPAQLRVVMFRTDARRAKARLGDGERVRLRGMLSLFEARGTFQLIARLALPAGWGALHARFERLARKLQAEGLLDPARKRVLPKWPRVVGLVTSPSGAAVHDVSEVAAKRCPVRLVVAPCTVQGRGAEGSIIEALEAIQQLRELDVVIIGRGGGASDDLSVFNSEGVARAIAGCRVPTVSAVGHEVDVTLADLVADVRAATPSNAAELVVPDREALLAELEAHTRALEQAMELRLERLRLRLERSAQRLPDPTGALVQARRGLEALEHARDTRLKLVLQALRDRVEVCQHRLLRHDVRRSLERDRAALTSLALRLRAATTPALGTRRGRFERAVAALDALSPLAILQRGYAIASDSLTGKALTDAAAAAVGQPVAVRLHRGVLHTRVEHTT
- a CDS encoding TIGR02266 family protein, whose product is MPDTRRDPRAAVSVKMRFKSATIEDFVEHYSGDISRGGLFIRTKEPMEVGTLLKFEFQLRDQTPVIHGVGRVVWRREFTGDNGLPAGMGIKFIKMGAKSRELVDHIVKNRGELPAQYERGTPRRDQERETIRPPVGEERPAPTGVFRASRRKATTQEGDGVQAPAEPSKQGAPDDDVTRAVPHSTLLKELGLDARAAAIDESGVTDEFLTEALRDSEAGREATRVLQSTAAPAEQAPAAAPFKEASVSAAQSGIEQPATEQPVEAEQPATEQPVEAEQPATDTGPSSGATLAADDKGGAAASEPLEPNQNAALDDRPTQRLEPTQPHKRAPVLAEAAPALQPAPILSTPPPPRFKLFSVAAAVAALGLVSYVVFSQVLAPAGGSRPTAHQERTPAPEPASGAAEMAADTAHEPVPDKPAQPSAPQPVAEAELRTAEQPRAAEQPRAAEQPRAAEQPSPSEPEAAGAVPEAPADLVVGVRTVKVRLESRPPGARVFVAGKPRGVAPIDVSLPAGERVEVEARMRGYETARKELKPRGTGSMTAKLRLERMRYVVKVSTSPEGAEVRAQGISVVSPALLPLGRLTRAATVTAAKAGYRSVSRRLRLAEFAPHEGAMRAEVSLTLERKQARPAPGARPRKAGPAAVAAPAPVAKAPEARPPSGKPDARPSGAAPAQTGSARPPEPVADKPAAKGAVKPSDETGEAEPKRPDAPRPKAPEPIPDNPFG